In the Rhododendron vialii isolate Sample 1 chromosome 2a, ASM3025357v1 genome, acacatccacattcattaatcatctatcgttggtgtccaagatttccaggcttctcctacgtgactcatcgtagaccgtgtcaatattttcacataccaattcatctttcaaaaatcatttgtttaactcacaccatattgcattggctccgtaccgcggataaccaagctacacacccaacctcacaatggttccgtttttcctggatcccattggaacacacacaaaacatactccacacaatgggctaccacgtccggccacattgcggtttccaaaatttgtttttaacacacccaacctcacaatggttccgtttttcccggatcccattggaacacacacaaaacacactccacacaatgggctaccacgtccggccacattgcggtttccaaaatttgtttttaacacacccaacctcggttccgccgcgccggtcttccgagtatcctcacaatggttccgccgcgccgggttcccattggcacacaattgcattggctcctctccgcggataaccaagccatacctcaccatggttccgccggtccgggttcccatgggaacgcacacaacctcacaatggttccgctattccggatctccattggaacacacacaacctcacaatggttccgcttttcccggatcccattggaacacacacaacctcacaatggttccgctattccggatctccattggaacacacacaacctcacaatggttccgcttttcccggattcccattggaacgcacacaacctcacaatggttccgctattccggatctccattggaacacacacaacctcacaatggttccgctattccggatctcctttggaacacacacaacctcacaatggttccgcttttcccggattcccattggaacgcacacaacctcacaatggttccgctattccggatctccattggaacacacacaacctcacaatggttccgctattccggatctccattggaacacacacaacctcacaatggttccgcttttcccggattcccattggaacgcacacaacctcacaatggttccgctattccggatctccattggaacacacacaacctcacaatggttccgcttttcccggattcccattggaacgcacacaaaacacacaccacacaatgggctaccatgtccggccacattgtggtttttcacaatccacgcaatgggctaccaagtccggccacattacgagttttcatacacacaacgggctaccaagtccggccacgttgcggttttcaaaatccacacgatgggctaccacgtccggccacatcgcggtttccaaaacatttcaaccttttcaaatgtttcttttacacacgcacacaactcacataatgccacccaaaaccggtcattatgttgtttcaaaaatatttccttcctcgaaaaacgtttcctttcattaatcacactctaggtgtcatgtttctacattcccggttctcgtgtctcgtttacattcaagactccgcggtaggacacgtatctttctaacaagatcgtccaattctatattactttaacacgctcaatcactacttatagcataacgccacatatacggacgcctttggagtgtatcacttatgctttattcaaagcacaacgccacatgtacggacgtctttggagtgaaatcacttatgctttatcacataccacaagtaatacaagcaattcatatacgcatactcatgactatcttaaagatcaaaatacgaatacttctaatcaaacgataagtacggaaataaagataacctactttatacttgagtaagtaaataagtAAAtgggaagtaagtaaggatttccttacagttcttctcggcggtagtcggctacgaaaggtacgtcggtggtcgggcggagtaacttcctacagtggtctccggtagcttcgaaagagaaaggtttctctcgaaacttctacttgactaatactactactacttttggatcgagagggtggtcgagtggcggtctagtggcggcttaggatgagtttcttgaagaactcaagaagaactcaagaacatgaagaacaaaagaaagaacaaagaaagaatacaatttttctagagagagaagttgctaggtgaaggtgtgagttcaatggcatgggatggcttgctatttataggcaaaaccttggccctctcctccctctcatggccggcccccctctctctctctttacctcaaattttgacacatggcatgcacttATGGAAGGTTAAAGTCTAaacctaggcttgcatggctaaatggtaggcttgcatggctaggatttgctaaggatttgatctttgggagatttgttgcaaggatgggagacaatggtacaagatttgggtactaatcaaatatggaagtacaaatggggagttaagtttggttagggaaaaaattctccaaggattggagaaagatcaaggaaggatcatggaaggtcaagaaagtacaacaaaatctctccctctctctctcctatctctctctcggctctctctctcctctccctctctctcggcctctctctcctctcttggcctctctctcctctctcttgcaaaggtacacatacacacacacacatatatatatatatacatatatataaatgcaagaaagaataagaaaggtacaaaggtacaagattctttcAAATCtaaaaaccaataaacaaaaatccaattaggcacatgcccctttaaataaataaactagggtactttgtaatctaggtagatcacacttcccattaaacaaatccaattgggtaaaaaccccaatacaaaataataaaaaggtacttaggagaatattaggcttaaaggctacataataaaatatgggtacttcatcacatggggttttaagaaaaaagattaatttaataaacccatgtacttggtgaaagaataactctattacccaatggataataaataccctaacggttatcgtccaatggataataaggtacgagtactttaaatcataatttaagtcttttaaaagactacatgtccttttgaaatttacgcatgtgtttatatatatgtactctagtcaaatataataaaggaaaagcttttgtccaatgagtaaagattttcctaacaatctttgtccaatggacaatagttactatggtacttttattagaaaaaataatcaaaagtacttttcaaaataattataaatgtcatttcttttaaaagatcaaagtacttgtcaaatctttcaaaaacccttttaatataaagaattgggtttctattatccaatggataatagttcccctaacatttattgtccaatggacaaagaataaaaccaaattaataaaaagaaataaataagaaatttctagggtttgaaaagtttgactagtcacatcaactttattggaagattccctagtcacatcggtactttatttggtcaaaagactttattacccaatggttactaactttcctagcggttattacccaatggataatgattctccttgcggttaataaccaatggacaaaagagtacaaagcaccttttattttaaaataagattttaaaatgactacatgtacttttataaataaaaaatttattatccaatggacaaaaattacccttgtggttattatccaatggataatggaggggtggaagaatccccaataaacaatgcatataagtactagcacatgtttttataaaccattaaaatattatatctttgtacttatcaaaaatattttaataggaggcctattgtccaatggacaaagattaccctagcaactatggaccaatgggtaaagataaaggttcaaaaggtccaagaggttcatctagtaactaggtaagtcggttgcttggttcctccaagtagtcggttggaaattaacaaaattggtcacgtaggtttttctagtcacgagtttaaccaaggaccaaaatttaactacgaaGAATatcaacaagaaatcatataacactcaagagaaaataagtaattcaaataaaattcaaatatttaacgaaatttttacagaccaaaattcagggtcgttacacggGGGGAGGCAACATCGACCAAGCTTCGATACTCCACCGGATCGCCACGCTGTTAGGCAACAACGCTGGTTGTCTAGGAACAAACTGTTAGTTTTTTCCCATTAGTGTGGCCCACTAGCCTTCACGTTTTGTATATGTGGGACTCCactatcagataagccaatgaagtgatatggttcattacgataactaattagaattataGATTAAGGAAAACTCatgataataaaagagaccttgatggactaggtgtcttttaataattatctctaaggccctcttctctcctctataaaaggtagaatactcaccCCTTATTCATACGGTTTTTTCATCAATTAAAGTACTggggtattctagaaaagtagagacagagagaagaaggtgagccaagaattaaggtgtttctaattaaggagtttgttctctctaatcacgatggccaacaaaggtacgctatttattgttcttgagatgtgttgaattcaagatcctgtTATATCTGTTTTTCGCATAATAGTTTTAATACAAATATAGatttacagttggtatcagagcttggtTTTTTCTGAATCAATACATCTTGGAATTTAATCATGTTAAACATACTGCTATGCGTCGAATTATTGCCTATCGACTAAATTGAAACATCGGACCTGTGATACTCACGTGTTTTCAAGTAACCGACGTTCGTGAATTAGCAGTTTATAATATGGCAAAGGTGATCTTTGATTTTTAttggtatttgaattttgtcttttatgGTTCATGAATCCCAATCATACGTGTCTTCCAAAGATTTATTTTTCACAGTTGATGATGACACATGGAGCATATTATCGATTTTACTCCTTATGTAACTAATAGTTTATTGCTACTGTGCCGTTCTTTGGTGAGATAGAAAggatgtttttttcttcttctttcatctcattTATAGTCGACGTTGATTCATGGGCTAATAAGTGAATATATTAGCATAAACCATTAACTTTTTTTGTTGGTTGATAATGTTTCGGTAAAGACAGTCCTCGTCTCGgcatttaattatttttcacaTGTAATCTATGTGATTTTAAGATCTAAATTGCCATAGTGGATTTTGCTTGATGGAGTCTATTAATTTTAGTCCTTTATGCAACTAACAGTTCACCTTCTGTTATATATGAATACTGCTTGCATAATGATTGGGTAAGTAAGTTGTGTAAAATTGATTGAATCGTAATTGGGATTCATTTATTTGTCATGCTTAGTGGACTGGAAAATCATCTTACTGTAATGGTGATTTTATGTAATCGTGATTCTGTTTTTATGTGTTTAGTAATAGAAATAAAGATCATAACCGCATGCTTAcaaaattaatttgttttgtcaGATTATGTTTTCTGCAATAATGTATGATtattttgaagcacttaatCGGGAAAGTTTATCTATTATTGTGTTACAGTATATGTAAGAGTTATGGTTATAGTGAATGTCATTGAACGGATTATCAATCACATAAAAGAATACTTagttatatattttattttttgataatagTGATTGAATAAAAGAATGACATCGGCATAACtcgaataaaaaaatagagtatatTATTGGTTAGTTTAATATTCACAGGAATTACTAATTTGGTAGTTACCAAAGTGGTCTAGGTTAGTGAAACTTATGAATATTAAATTACATTAAAGTTTTGTTAAAAGGGTAACAATTAAGTCAATGATATTCTCGATTGCAGTCAAAATTATAAGAATGAGACTAGGCCCAAAGGAGAGACACATTTAAATAATTATGAACTGGGTAGGATGAGTAATTTATGCAACTTAACGGGTTAGGATTGGATATCCAAAGATAACATGACTAACTTGATAAGGtgtataaattatttagacctACGTAGGTGATTATGTTGCACCTAAATGATGAGTGAACAATAGGTATGCTTAGGTTTTGCCCAAAGGTGGACCTAAGTGATGTCAATAGTTCATCATTATAGATGTcctaattaatgagtgaacaatAGGTATGCTTAGGTTTCACCCAAAGGAGGACCTAAGTGATGTCAATAGTTCATCATTATAAATGTTTATAATTCTCAAAGCTTTTATTAAGTATTGTCCTATTTTGtttctgtagggaggtattcctgaacaggtacaaaacgagcccgagcacggtcaaagagaaggtcaacgcattatggaccagtgatatgagaagtcaatggtccagagaggttgtatgattctcggtgcaataacacgagacgttattggaccgaatacaaggaaaattacaagagatgccactgttcaagaaacttgttcggcaagagagagtcGAACatgaggagagctccttagaaaggatatggtccaaattgtttccttaggaccagttacatgtgaagtaactagtccaggccgtctgttcggccatgagacggccgaacaaagaaagagctccaatcaagagtaggagcagagggaacattctagaagtgtccagaatcactggtattccgttacgggatgagatcccaagaatataggatctaagaaagatacccaacgagtatgggatgttcggcttgttatggaaagagtcctacaaggattaaggaaataaactgataagggaacgagaatccaagagatcctagttttcctatacgaggtaggaaacctaggacaatatggatacttgggcagcaagcatccataaatctataaataggaggtaaacctagaggtaaaaggtacgcaatacactgcattcttattgctttcctactgataattagggtttgatcgctagtacgaaatactaacaaaggcatcggagggcctttgccacgagaggcaaaggtgcactcactccttgtctgttttgcaggacaagggtttcattgacaaattagggttacgttcaagaggcacgtgaagccgctgcattccagtgctgttcagagcactacttgaatttgtccacctacagttTCCTATTACAGTTCCTTATTTCACTGTACTAGAATACCTAAAGGCTGGGGAAGATTGCTTTAAATTTGCTGATAAGTCACTTGTAGGTACGATTATGGCTGAGTTAAGCACCATGAAATATGATGGTAGTCGTAGAGTTCAAGAGCATATCTTGAACATGTATGATAAAGCTGCAATGCTTGCAACCTTGGAAATTCAAGTGGATGAGTCTTTCCTTATTCAAGCTATACTTAACTCACTTCCAGCACAGTTTGGCCCATTCAAAACTCACTTTAATGCCCACAAGAAAGAGTGGAGTTTGAATGAGCTAACAAACTTGTGTGTTCATGAAGAAGTGAGATTGAGAAGGGAAAGGCGTCACACTGCATTGACAGTGACTCAAGTTGCTATaaagaaaaagggtaaaatgagaaaatattCACCAATGAAAGTCAGTGAACCTGAGAAAAGTAGTCAGGCTCATAATGGTTTCATTGTCaagtgtaggtggacaaattcaagtagtgctctgaatagcactggaatgcaatggcttcacgtgcctctcgaatggaaccctagtttgtcaatgaaaccctcgtcctgcaaaacagacaaggagtgagtgcacctttgcctctcgtggcaaaggccctccgatgcctttgttagtatttcgtactaatggagccctaattatcagtaggtaaatATCAAATAATGCAATGAATTGcataccttttgcctctaggtttacctcatatttatagatttgcatatgcttgctggccaagcatccgtgttgccctaggattcctaactcgaataggaaacccaggatatcaaggattctcgtttcctttatcagtttatttccttaatccttgtaggactctttccataacaagccaatcatcccatactcgttgggtatctttcttagatcctatattcttgggatctcaccctttaacggaatactggtgattctggacccttctagaatgttcccttcaataggacttctctctttgttcggccatctcatggccgaacagatgacctggaccagttacttcacatgtaactggtccttaagaAACAATCGAGACCATATGCTTTCTTCATTGTTCGGctctttgccgaacaatgtatctgaacagtggcatcacatgtcactttccttgtatttggtccaataacatcttgtgttattgcaccgagaatcgtgcaacctctctggaccattgacttctcatgtcactggtccatagcgtgttgaccttttctttgaccgtgctcgggcccgttttgtacctgttcgggaatacctccctacatcaaGTGTCACTTTTGTGGCAGTAAGAGACATGTGAAGGAGGACTGCAATAAGCGTAAGGCTTGGTTCGAAAAGAAGGGTAataatctttcttttgtatgttaCGAATCAAATCTTGATGAAGTTCCTTCTAATACTTGGTGGATAGATTCTGGAGCTACGACTCACATTACGAATTCCTTGCAGGGATACCTTTCAACCTGAAAACCAGAGAAAAGTGAGAGATTTGTCTTTATGGCGAACCGTCTCAAGGCTGACGTGGAAGCTGTTGGTACCTATCGCTTGGTTTTAGAGACGGGTCATTAGATAGATCTTAAAGACACTTtttatgttccctctatttctaggaatttggtttctttatcTAAATTAGATTGTTTTGGATATTCAGTTTCATTTCGTTGTCGAAAACTCAAATTGATGTTTAATTCAATAATGGTTGGTTCTGGTGATTTATATAATGGTTTATATAAAA is a window encoding:
- the LOC131317308 gene encoding uncharacterized protein LOC131317308, producing MANKGTIMAELSTMKYDGSRRVQEHILNMYDKAAMLATLEIQVDESFLIQAILNSLPAQFGPFKTHFNAHKKEWSLNELTNLCVHEEVRLRRERRHTALTVTQVAIKKKGKMRKYSPMKVSEPEKSSQAHNGFIVKWIPFNLKTREK